Proteins co-encoded in one Symmachiella macrocystis genomic window:
- a CDS encoding pseudouridine synthase: MASPRRKTRTQRTTPTLKTPQGDDSQVRLQKVLASAGFGSRRHCEEFIQSGRVTVDGKTVVELGQRVDPAKQKIQLDGETVSVEKKVYYVLNKPTGFLCTHSDPAGRRRVIDLFPKAKQRLFTVGRLDENSEGLILVTNDGEFANRLAHPRYRVSRVYEVQVAGIPTPDILRQMREGLRFSEGYFRVDRARRVRVKGKTAVLQLTLNQGRNREIRRLLARLGHKVMKLRRIQFGPIKLGKVNLGEHRTLTPHEVKQLEALLETKRETRSGRPPRKHAAPAKGKRTAPAKSKSAAPAKGKRSSPVKGKAAPAAKKRPQQKATKSRRR; the protein is encoded by the coding sequence ATGGCCTCTCCTCGGCGTAAAACTCGGACCCAACGGACGACTCCCACGTTGAAAACGCCGCAAGGCGACGACTCACAGGTGCGACTGCAGAAGGTGTTGGCCTCGGCTGGATTTGGGTCGCGGCGGCATTGTGAGGAGTTTATTCAAAGCGGCCGGGTGACCGTGGACGGGAAAACCGTGGTCGAATTGGGCCAGCGGGTTGACCCAGCCAAGCAGAAGATTCAACTCGACGGCGAAACCGTGAGTGTCGAGAAAAAGGTCTACTATGTGCTGAACAAACCGACTGGGTTTTTGTGCACGCATAGCGACCCGGCGGGACGGCGGCGGGTCATCGATTTGTTCCCCAAAGCGAAGCAACGTCTGTTTACGGTTGGCCGTTTGGACGAAAACAGCGAAGGGCTGATCTTGGTGACCAACGACGGCGAATTCGCAAATCGCCTGGCGCATCCACGGTATCGTGTCTCTCGTGTTTATGAGGTTCAAGTCGCTGGAATCCCGACGCCCGATATTTTGCGGCAAATGCGGGAAGGCCTGCGGTTCTCCGAAGGATATTTTCGCGTAGACCGGGCACGACGCGTGCGGGTTAAGGGCAAGACGGCGGTGTTACAATTGACGCTCAACCAAGGCCGCAATCGGGAAATTCGCCGGTTGTTGGCGCGGTTGGGGCACAAGGTGATGAAATTACGGCGGATCCAGTTTGGCCCGATCAAACTCGGCAAAGTCAATTTGGGTGAACACCGAACGCTGACGCCGCACGAGGTCAAACAACTCGAAGCTTTGCTGGAAACAAAACGTGAGACCCGCAGCGGTCGGCCGCCTCGCAAACATGCCGCCCCAGCGAAGGGCAAACGGACTGCTCCAGCAAAGAGCAAAAGCGCAGCTCCGGCAAAAGGGAAGCGCTCCTCCCCCGTGAAAGGGAAAGCCGCCCCAGCTGCGAAAAAACGTCCTCAACAAAAGGCTACGAAAAGTCGACGCCGATGA